A window of Rhododendron vialii isolate Sample 1 chromosome 11a, ASM3025357v1 contains these coding sequences:
- the LOC131308479 gene encoding uncharacterized protein LOC131308479, producing MNDHYEKTKAHYEKTKEDDKNPYQLPFTKDISLDTWKFMIDHIFNDLDWKPLKIAGKKNRNAPVDGYSVASRGHTLGSRSFAAAITTEPDKPNGKVPDLCERYQASHTLKDGGWIDPQCEEIHARMVVKRDEASQSRCPLTDEELSRICLGEAKYYVRGFGVGPRPSSFSSQSRSNSARQELQKVQSEMELLHEKRRREQEEYERRWEEERNRRDEEQRQQEEQQRQRDEELRLRDEQRQREFDELKAMMMSQMHGRDNV from the exons ATGAATGATCATTATGAAAAGACAAAGGCTCATTATGAAAAGACGAAGGAAGATGACAAAAACCCATATCAGCTTCCTTTTACCAAAGACATAAGCCTGGATACTTGGAAGTTCATGATTGATCATATATTCAACGATCTAGATTGGAAG CCCCTCAAAATAGctggcaaaaaaaatagaaatgctCCGGTAGATGGTTACTCTGTTGCTTCTCGTGGTCATACTTTGGGTTCTCGATCATTTGCTGCTGCAATCACCACTGAG CCAGACAAGCCTAATGGAAAGGTGCCAGATTTGTGTGAGAGATACCAAGCATCACATACATTGAAAGATGGTGGATGGATCGATCCTCAATGTGAGGAGATACAT GCGAGGATGGTGGTCAAGCGGGACGAGGCGTCTCAATCAAGATGTCCGCTGACGGACGAAGAACTTTCAAGGATTTGTCTTGGGGAAGCAAAGTATTACGTAAGGGGATTTGGGGTTGGCCCGAGGCCTTCATCCTTCTCTTCCCAATCCCGCTCCAACTCAGCACGGCAAGAGCTGCAGAAAGTCCAATCCGAGATGGAGTTACTTCATGAGAAGCGACGAAGAGAACAGGAGGAGTATGAAAGGCGGTGGGAGGAGGAGCGAAACCGGCGTGACGAGGAGCAAAGACAACAGGAAGAGCAACAAAGGCAAAGAGATGAGGAGCTAAGGCTAAGAGATGAGCAAAGGCAACGTGAATTTGATGAACTCAAAGCCATGATGATGAGCCAAATGCATGGACGAGACAATGTGTGA